In Harmonia axyridis chromosome 6, icHarAxyr1.1, whole genome shotgun sequence, a single window of DNA contains:
- the LOC123682126 gene encoding uncharacterized protein LOC123682126 isoform X9 has protein sequence MFSDRLFRPPDWRIVTDGCVMESSDSVQVFSDKYLENISDAFKTLYNEEQLSDVTIYCREGSLKAHKLILAASSPYFCKIFRENRNDFPILILQGTSLSQLKNFIDLLYNGIADVKNDDVEALNALIREFEIKGIKFVPKTSSSNVRLEMSGNSESPDSLHNKETRFKGKKRVAIDYDPEEEPRTNSSFITRPESSERHISKKVHNDNLHVDEPVQNEVNVMEMPPVPKINITRDIKSIPNHGSDMKLTAWAKKQRKFNCTLCSSSFKRSSHLARHQLVHTGERPFPCSRCEKAFSRHDKLKHHMRRAHEYIPDSMYEKIDEYVDSDTESSIRTYSSPQLDDSEVGPTDLSTPKNSEENSPPLFTISHITSILEDSFVNPPKKGRGRPRKYPVQTTEVVDNSETTENLKKVKKRKKRMTWFDLLISENEDKRVSLRLRQNKNVNNNEEFMFAKIEQQRNPTNADIMCNICDKPFVHLRRLNNHLRKIHGITDGPSEDQLDSYKNQENLESSLTDAKEELVISEASEILEEDVGENVEKTHELKDIASNSCEGTDAMKKWSYEQLRRRLPKDCIIQPVAEVAGKKGNFRSNKKKVSSQSQSSTLTAAIESHEENSTKHPEVITNSSLEGIVLAEQKNGASFSEKTPSDNSIHPSSLCQVEENPISLDVDDNIPIPLKIPLLSSAIEISVISSKKGFLNKIDIPEENNDDEDLSITVVSTSKDNDQRDVTDNDCTSINNTTVLDDSLNEENATVNCSQLPQAIHNELEVPQKRKRGRPRKNFAPAINTEIRPDCEVPPAINKEIRPNCEVPPAIKREISPNCEVVPVVKRRRGRPKRTVVTVLKSGPGRPKSGPGRPKSEVAPAIKRGRGRPRREVPPTLKAIPTIKRGRGRPPRIEVFPSGPAVQNYNITNLPYGDLNYLTSQQNPAEEEEDPLVIMEPLVEINTSMDQNDQSKNGEPNQNADGLVKKEIQIEIKTGSDLARVNSIVEMSNEIKTEQNDDANNHEHIDISEIENKIGLIGECTISVAN, from the exons atggaaTCATCAGACTCTGTTCAAGTCTTTTCAGACAAATACCTAGAGAACATAAGTGACGCCTTCAAAACCTTATACAATGAAGAACAGTTATCAGATGTAACGATATACTGCAGGGAAGGATCTCTGAAGGCACACAAACTAATTCTTGCCGCAAGCAGCCCTTACTTCTGTAAAATATTCAGGGAGAATCGAAATGACTTTCCAATCCTCATCCTTCAAGGAACCTCCTTGAGTcaactgaaaaatttcattgaccTCCTATATAACGGCATAGCCGATGTGAAAAACGatgatgttgaagctttgaacgCTCTTATCAgagaatttgaaattaaagGAATAAAATTTGTACCAAAAACCTCATCTAGCAATGTGAGACTGGAAATG aGTGGAAACTCCGAATCTCCAGATAGTTTGCACAATAAAGAAACCAGATTTAAGGGCAAAAAGAGGGTTGCAATAGATTACGATCCTGAAGAGGAACCTAGAACGAACTCATCTTTCATTACAAGACCTGAAAGCAGTGAAAGGCATATATCTAAAAAAGTTCATAATG ataatctCCATGTAGATGAGCCAGTTCAAAATGAAGTAAATGTGATGGAAATGCCTCCAGttccaaaaattaatattacaaGAGATATCAAAAGCATACCTAAT CATGGATCAGATATGAAGCTTACCGCATGGGCAAAAAaacagagaaaattcaattgtACTTTGTGTTCCAGCAG TTTCAAACGATCATCTCATCTGGCTCGTCATCAACTGGTCCACACAGGGGAGAGGCCTTTTCCATGTTCAAGATGCGAAAAAGCCTTTTCTAGACATGACAAACTTAAACACCACATGAGAAGAGCCCACGAGTACATTCCAGATTCCATGTACGAAAAGATAGACGAGTATGTCGATAGTGATACAGAATCCAGCATTAGGACTTATTCTAGTCCCCAACTCGACGACTCGGAAGTTGGCCCTACTGACCTTTCTACACCAAAGAATTCAGAAGAAAATTCTCCACCATTATTC ACCATTTCGCACATTACTTCAATATTAGAGGATAGCTTTGTGAATCCCCCCAAAAAAGGAAGAGGAAGACCCAGGAAATATCCAGTGCAGA CAACTGAAGTAGTAGACAATTCAGAAActactgaaaatttgaaaaaag tgaagaaaagaaagaaaagaaTGACGTGGTTTGATTTATTGATCTCAG AAAATGAGGACAAAAGAGTATCCCTGAGACTGcgacaaaataaaaatgtcAACAATAACG AAGAATTTATGTTTGCTAAAATAGAACAACAAAGAAATCCAACCAATGCAGATATTATGTGTAATATTTGTGACAAGCCGTTTGTACATCTACGCAGATTGAACAACCACCTGAGAAAAATACATGGTATTACCGATGGCCCTTCAGAGGACCAATTAGATTCCTACAAAAACCAAGAAAACCTTGAGAGTAGTTTAACCGATGCAAAAGAAGAATTG GTTATTTCTGAAGCGAGTGAAATACTTGAAGAAGATGTAGGGG aaaatgtagaaaaaacgcATGAACTGAAAGATATTGCAAGTAATTCTTGTGAAG GAACAGATGCGATGAAAAAATGGTCCTATGAACAATTGAGAAGAAGATTACCCAAGGATTGCATTATACAGCCAGTAGCAGAAGTTGCTGGAAAAAAAGGTAATTTTCGCTCAAACAAGAAAAAAGTTTCTTCTCAATCTCAAAGCTCTACTTTAACAGCTGCAATTGAGAGTCACGAGGAAAACTCAACAAAACACCCTGAAGTGATT accAATTCTTCCTTGGAAGGTATTGTACTTGCAGAACAAAAAAATGGTGCATCAT tttcaGAGAAAACGCCATCTGATAATTCAATACATCCTTCTTCTCTGTGCCAAGTTGAAGAAAATCCAATTTCACTTGATGTTGATGATAATATACCAATTCCTCTT AAAATACCTCTTTTGAGTTCAGCGATAGAGATCAGTGTAATAAGCAGCAAAAAGGGATTCCTGAATAAAATCGACATTCCTGAGG AAAACAATGATGATGAAGATTTGTCAATAACAGTTGTTAGTACATCAAAAGATAATGATCAGAgag ATGTAACTGATAATGATTGTACTTCGATTAATAATACCACTGTACTCGATGATTCTTTGAATGAAGAAAACGCAACTGTAAACTGTTCACAATTACCA CAAGCAATACATAATGAATTGGAAGTCCCACAAAAAAGGAAAAGGGGAAGACCAAGAAAGAACT TTGCTCCTGCTATTAATACAGAGATTAGACCTGATTGTGAAG ttcctCCTGCTATTAATAAAGAGATTAGACCTAATTGTGAAG TTCCTCCTGCTATTAAGAGAGAGATTAGCCCTAATTGTGAAG TTGTTCCAGTTGTCAAAAGGCGGAGAGGGAGACCTAAGCGTACAG ttgttaCTGTTTTGAAGAGTGGACCAGGTAGACCTAAGAGTGGACCAGGTAGACCTAAGAGTGAAG TTGCCCCCGCTATTAAAAGAGGAAGAGGTAGACCTAGGCGTGAAG TTCCTCCTACTTTAAAAGCCATTCCTACCATCAAAAGAGGAAGAGGAAGACCGCCTAGGATCGAAG tttttccatCGGGACCTGCTGTACAGAACTACAACATCACAAACTTACCATACGGAGATTTAAATTATCTAACAAGTCAACAAAACCCAGCTGAAGAGGAAGAAGATCCTCTTGTGATAATGGAACCactagttgaaataaatacgaGTATGGACCAAAACGATCAATCCAAAAATGGCGAACCCAATCAGAATGCAGATGGTTTAgtcaaaaaggaaattcaaattgaaattaaaaccgGCAGTGATCTGGCCAGAGTGAATTCTATTGTAGAAATGTCAAATGAAATCAAGACAGAACAGAACGATGACGCTAACAATCATGAACATATCGATATAAgtgaaatcgaaaataaaatcgGACTTATAGGAGAGTGCACAATATCTGTTGCTAATTAA
- the LOC123682126 gene encoding uncharacterized protein LOC123682126 isoform X1 yields the protein MFSDRLFRPPDWRIVTDGCVMESSDSVQVFSDKYLENISDAFKTLYNEEQLSDVTIYCREGSLKAHKLILAASSPYFCKIFRENRNDFPILILQGTSLSQLKNFIDLLYNGIADVKNDDVEALNALIREFEIKGIKFVPKTSSSNVRLEMSGNSESPDSLHNKETRFKGKKRVAIDYDPEEEPRTNSSFITRPESSERHISKKVHNDNLHVDEPVQNEVNVMEMPPVPKINITRDIKSIPNHGSDMKLTAWAKKQRKFNCTLCSSSFKRSSHLARHQLVHTGERPFPCSRCEKAFSRHDKLKHHMRRAHEYIPDSMYEKIDEYVDSDTESSIRTYSSPQLDDSEVGPTDLSTPKNSEENSPPLFTISHITSILEDSFVNPPKKGRGRPRKYPVQTPGSLNSNQELPVSNDIEATEVVDNSETTENLKKVKKRKKRMTWFDLLISENEDKRVSLRLRQNKNVNNNEEFMFAKIEQQRNPTNADIMCNICDKPFVHLRRLNNHLRKIHGITDGPSEDQLDSYKNQENLESSLTDAKEELVISEASEILEEDVGENVEKTHELKDIASNSCEGTDAMKKWSYEQLRRRLPKDCIIQPVAEVAGKKGNFRSNKKKVSSQSQSSTLTAAIESHEENSTKHPEVITNSSLEGIVLAEQKNGASFSEKTPSDNSIHPSSLCQVEENPISLDVDDNIPIPLKIPLLSSAIEISVISSKKGFLNKIDIPEENNDDEDLSITVVSTSKDNDQRDVTDNDCTSINNTTVLDDSLNEENATVNCSQLPQAIHNELEVPQKRKRGRPRKNFAPAINTEIRPDCEVPPAINKEIRPNCEVPPAIKREISPNCEVVPVVKRRRGRPKRTVVTVLKSGPGRPKSGPGRPKSEVAPAIKRGRGRPRREVPPTLKAIPTIKRGRGRPPRIEVFPSGPAVQNYNITNLPYGDLNYLTSQQNPAEEEEDPLVIMEPLVEINTSMDQNDQSKNGEPNQNADGLVKKEIQIEIKTGSDLARVNSIVEMSNEIKTEQNDDANNHEHIDISEIENKIGLIGECTISVAN from the exons atggaaTCATCAGACTCTGTTCAAGTCTTTTCAGACAAATACCTAGAGAACATAAGTGACGCCTTCAAAACCTTATACAATGAAGAACAGTTATCAGATGTAACGATATACTGCAGGGAAGGATCTCTGAAGGCACACAAACTAATTCTTGCCGCAAGCAGCCCTTACTTCTGTAAAATATTCAGGGAGAATCGAAATGACTTTCCAATCCTCATCCTTCAAGGAACCTCCTTGAGTcaactgaaaaatttcattgaccTCCTATATAACGGCATAGCCGATGTGAAAAACGatgatgttgaagctttgaacgCTCTTATCAgagaatttgaaattaaagGAATAAAATTTGTACCAAAAACCTCATCTAGCAATGTGAGACTGGAAATG aGTGGAAACTCCGAATCTCCAGATAGTTTGCACAATAAAGAAACCAGATTTAAGGGCAAAAAGAGGGTTGCAATAGATTACGATCCTGAAGAGGAACCTAGAACGAACTCATCTTTCATTACAAGACCTGAAAGCAGTGAAAGGCATATATCTAAAAAAGTTCATAATG ataatctCCATGTAGATGAGCCAGTTCAAAATGAAGTAAATGTGATGGAAATGCCTCCAGttccaaaaattaatattacaaGAGATATCAAAAGCATACCTAAT CATGGATCAGATATGAAGCTTACCGCATGGGCAAAAAaacagagaaaattcaattgtACTTTGTGTTCCAGCAG TTTCAAACGATCATCTCATCTGGCTCGTCATCAACTGGTCCACACAGGGGAGAGGCCTTTTCCATGTTCAAGATGCGAAAAAGCCTTTTCTAGACATGACAAACTTAAACACCACATGAGAAGAGCCCACGAGTACATTCCAGATTCCATGTACGAAAAGATAGACGAGTATGTCGATAGTGATACAGAATCCAGCATTAGGACTTATTCTAGTCCCCAACTCGACGACTCGGAAGTTGGCCCTACTGACCTTTCTACACCAAAGAATTCAGAAGAAAATTCTCCACCATTATTC ACCATTTCGCACATTACTTCAATATTAGAGGATAGCTTTGTGAATCCCCCCAAAAAAGGAAGAGGAAGACCCAGGAAATATCCAGTGCAGA CTCCTGGGTCGCTAAACAGCAATCAGGAACTTCCTGTTTCAAATGACATCGAAG CAACTGAAGTAGTAGACAATTCAGAAActactgaaaatttgaaaaaag tgaagaaaagaaagaaaagaaTGACGTGGTTTGATTTATTGATCTCAG AAAATGAGGACAAAAGAGTATCCCTGAGACTGcgacaaaataaaaatgtcAACAATAACG AAGAATTTATGTTTGCTAAAATAGAACAACAAAGAAATCCAACCAATGCAGATATTATGTGTAATATTTGTGACAAGCCGTTTGTACATCTACGCAGATTGAACAACCACCTGAGAAAAATACATGGTATTACCGATGGCCCTTCAGAGGACCAATTAGATTCCTACAAAAACCAAGAAAACCTTGAGAGTAGTTTAACCGATGCAAAAGAAGAATTG GTTATTTCTGAAGCGAGTGAAATACTTGAAGAAGATGTAGGGG aaaatgtagaaaaaacgcATGAACTGAAAGATATTGCAAGTAATTCTTGTGAAG GAACAGATGCGATGAAAAAATGGTCCTATGAACAATTGAGAAGAAGATTACCCAAGGATTGCATTATACAGCCAGTAGCAGAAGTTGCTGGAAAAAAAGGTAATTTTCGCTCAAACAAGAAAAAAGTTTCTTCTCAATCTCAAAGCTCTACTTTAACAGCTGCAATTGAGAGTCACGAGGAAAACTCAACAAAACACCCTGAAGTGATT accAATTCTTCCTTGGAAGGTATTGTACTTGCAGAACAAAAAAATGGTGCATCAT tttcaGAGAAAACGCCATCTGATAATTCAATACATCCTTCTTCTCTGTGCCAAGTTGAAGAAAATCCAATTTCACTTGATGTTGATGATAATATACCAATTCCTCTT AAAATACCTCTTTTGAGTTCAGCGATAGAGATCAGTGTAATAAGCAGCAAAAAGGGATTCCTGAATAAAATCGACATTCCTGAGG AAAACAATGATGATGAAGATTTGTCAATAACAGTTGTTAGTACATCAAAAGATAATGATCAGAgag ATGTAACTGATAATGATTGTACTTCGATTAATAATACCACTGTACTCGATGATTCTTTGAATGAAGAAAACGCAACTGTAAACTGTTCACAATTACCA CAAGCAATACATAATGAATTGGAAGTCCCACAAAAAAGGAAAAGGGGAAGACCAAGAAAGAACT TTGCTCCTGCTATTAATACAGAGATTAGACCTGATTGTGAAG ttcctCCTGCTATTAATAAAGAGATTAGACCTAATTGTGAAG TTCCTCCTGCTATTAAGAGAGAGATTAGCCCTAATTGTGAAG TTGTTCCAGTTGTCAAAAGGCGGAGAGGGAGACCTAAGCGTACAG ttgttaCTGTTTTGAAGAGTGGACCAGGTAGACCTAAGAGTGGACCAGGTAGACCTAAGAGTGAAG TTGCCCCCGCTATTAAAAGAGGAAGAGGTAGACCTAGGCGTGAAG TTCCTCCTACTTTAAAAGCCATTCCTACCATCAAAAGAGGAAGAGGAAGACCGCCTAGGATCGAAG tttttccatCGGGACCTGCTGTACAGAACTACAACATCACAAACTTACCATACGGAGATTTAAATTATCTAACAAGTCAACAAAACCCAGCTGAAGAGGAAGAAGATCCTCTTGTGATAATGGAACCactagttgaaataaatacgaGTATGGACCAAAACGATCAATCCAAAAATGGCGAACCCAATCAGAATGCAGATGGTTTAgtcaaaaaggaaattcaaattgaaattaaaaccgGCAGTGATCTGGCCAGAGTGAATTCTATTGTAGAAATGTCAAATGAAATCAAGACAGAACAGAACGATGACGCTAACAATCATGAACATATCGATATAAgtgaaatcgaaaataaaatcgGACTTATAGGAGAGTGCACAATATCTGTTGCTAATTAA
- the LOC123682126 gene encoding uncharacterized protein LOC123682126 isoform X12, whose translation MESSDSVQVFSDKYLENISDAFKTLYNEEQLSDVTIYCREGSLKAHKLILAASSPYFCKIFRENRNDFPILILQGTSLSQLKNFIDLLYNGIADVKNDDVEALNALIREFEIKGIKFVPKTSSSNVRLEMSGNSESPDSLHNKETRFKGKKRVAIDYDPEEEPRTNSSFITRPESSERHISKKVHNDNLHVDEPVQNEVNVMEMPPVPKINITRDIKSIPNHGSDMKLTAWAKKQRKFNCTLCSSSFKRSSHLARHQLVHTGERPFPCSRCEKAFSRHDKLKHHMRRAHEYIPDSMYEKIDEYVDSDTESSIRTYSSPQLDDSEVGPTDLSTPKNSEENSPPLFTISHITSILEDSFVNPPKKGRGRPRKYPVQTPGSLNSNQELPVSNDIEATEVVDNSETTENLKKVKKRKKRMTWFDLLISENEDKRVSLRLRQNKNVNNNEEFMFAKIEQQRNPTNADIMCNICDKPFVHLRRLNNHLRKIHGITDGPSEDQLDSYKNQENLESSLTDAKEELVISEASEILEEDVGENVEKTHELKDIASNSCEGTDAMKKWSYEQLRRRLPKDCIIQPVAEVAGKKGNFRSNKKKVSSQSQSSTLTAAIESHEENSTKHPEVITNSSLEGIVLAEQKNGASFSEKTPSDNSIHPSSLCQVEENPISLDVDDNIPIPLKIPLLSSAIEISVISSKKGFLNKIDIPEENNDDEDLSITVVSTSKDNDQRDVTDNDCTSINNTTVLDDSLNEENATVNCSQLPQAIHNELEVPQKRKRGRPRKNFAPAINTEIRPDCEVPPAINKEIRPNCEVPPAIKREISPNCEVVPVVKRRRGRPKRTVVTVLKSGPGRPKSGPGRPKSEVAPAIKRGRGRPRREVPPTLKAIPTIKRGRGRPPRIEVFPSGPAVQNYNITNLPYGDLNYLTSQQNPAEEEEDPLVIMEPLVEINTSMDQNDQSKNGEPNQNADGLVKKEIQIEIKTGSDLARVNSIVEMSNEIKTEQNDDANNHEHIDISEIENKIGLIGECTISVAN comes from the exons atggaaTCATCAGACTCTGTTCAAGTCTTTTCAGACAAATACCTAGAGAACATAAGTGACGCCTTCAAAACCTTATACAATGAAGAACAGTTATCAGATGTAACGATATACTGCAGGGAAGGATCTCTGAAGGCACACAAACTAATTCTTGCCGCAAGCAGCCCTTACTTCTGTAAAATATTCAGGGAGAATCGAAATGACTTTCCAATCCTCATCCTTCAAGGAACCTCCTTGAGTcaactgaaaaatttcattgaccTCCTATATAACGGCATAGCCGATGTGAAAAACGatgatgttgaagctttgaacgCTCTTATCAgagaatttgaaattaaagGAATAAAATTTGTACCAAAAACCTCATCTAGCAATGTGAGACTGGAAATG aGTGGAAACTCCGAATCTCCAGATAGTTTGCACAATAAAGAAACCAGATTTAAGGGCAAAAAGAGGGTTGCAATAGATTACGATCCTGAAGAGGAACCTAGAACGAACTCATCTTTCATTACAAGACCTGAAAGCAGTGAAAGGCATATATCTAAAAAAGTTCATAATG ataatctCCATGTAGATGAGCCAGTTCAAAATGAAGTAAATGTGATGGAAATGCCTCCAGttccaaaaattaatattacaaGAGATATCAAAAGCATACCTAAT CATGGATCAGATATGAAGCTTACCGCATGGGCAAAAAaacagagaaaattcaattgtACTTTGTGTTCCAGCAG TTTCAAACGATCATCTCATCTGGCTCGTCATCAACTGGTCCACACAGGGGAGAGGCCTTTTCCATGTTCAAGATGCGAAAAAGCCTTTTCTAGACATGACAAACTTAAACACCACATGAGAAGAGCCCACGAGTACATTCCAGATTCCATGTACGAAAAGATAGACGAGTATGTCGATAGTGATACAGAATCCAGCATTAGGACTTATTCTAGTCCCCAACTCGACGACTCGGAAGTTGGCCCTACTGACCTTTCTACACCAAAGAATTCAGAAGAAAATTCTCCACCATTATTC ACCATTTCGCACATTACTTCAATATTAGAGGATAGCTTTGTGAATCCCCCCAAAAAAGGAAGAGGAAGACCCAGGAAATATCCAGTGCAGA CTCCTGGGTCGCTAAACAGCAATCAGGAACTTCCTGTTTCAAATGACATCGAAG CAACTGAAGTAGTAGACAATTCAGAAActactgaaaatttgaaaaaag tgaagaaaagaaagaaaagaaTGACGTGGTTTGATTTATTGATCTCAG AAAATGAGGACAAAAGAGTATCCCTGAGACTGcgacaaaataaaaatgtcAACAATAACG AAGAATTTATGTTTGCTAAAATAGAACAACAAAGAAATCCAACCAATGCAGATATTATGTGTAATATTTGTGACAAGCCGTTTGTACATCTACGCAGATTGAACAACCACCTGAGAAAAATACATGGTATTACCGATGGCCCTTCAGAGGACCAATTAGATTCCTACAAAAACCAAGAAAACCTTGAGAGTAGTTTAACCGATGCAAAAGAAGAATTG GTTATTTCTGAAGCGAGTGAAATACTTGAAGAAGATGTAGGGG aaaatgtagaaaaaacgcATGAACTGAAAGATATTGCAAGTAATTCTTGTGAAG GAACAGATGCGATGAAAAAATGGTCCTATGAACAATTGAGAAGAAGATTACCCAAGGATTGCATTATACAGCCAGTAGCAGAAGTTGCTGGAAAAAAAGGTAATTTTCGCTCAAACAAGAAAAAAGTTTCTTCTCAATCTCAAAGCTCTACTTTAACAGCTGCAATTGAGAGTCACGAGGAAAACTCAACAAAACACCCTGAAGTGATT accAATTCTTCCTTGGAAGGTATTGTACTTGCAGAACAAAAAAATGGTGCATCAT tttcaGAGAAAACGCCATCTGATAATTCAATACATCCTTCTTCTCTGTGCCAAGTTGAAGAAAATCCAATTTCACTTGATGTTGATGATAATATACCAATTCCTCTT AAAATACCTCTTTTGAGTTCAGCGATAGAGATCAGTGTAATAAGCAGCAAAAAGGGATTCCTGAATAAAATCGACATTCCTGAGG AAAACAATGATGATGAAGATTTGTCAATAACAGTTGTTAGTACATCAAAAGATAATGATCAGAgag ATGTAACTGATAATGATTGTACTTCGATTAATAATACCACTGTACTCGATGATTCTTTGAATGAAGAAAACGCAACTGTAAACTGTTCACAATTACCA CAAGCAATACATAATGAATTGGAAGTCCCACAAAAAAGGAAAAGGGGAAGACCAAGAAAGAACT TTGCTCCTGCTATTAATACAGAGATTAGACCTGATTGTGAAG ttcctCCTGCTATTAATAAAGAGATTAGACCTAATTGTGAAG TTCCTCCTGCTATTAAGAGAGAGATTAGCCCTAATTGTGAAG TTGTTCCAGTTGTCAAAAGGCGGAGAGGGAGACCTAAGCGTACAG ttgttaCTGTTTTGAAGAGTGGACCAGGTAGACCTAAGAGTGGACCAGGTAGACCTAAGAGTGAAG TTGCCCCCGCTATTAAAAGAGGAAGAGGTAGACCTAGGCGTGAAG TTCCTCCTACTTTAAAAGCCATTCCTACCATCAAAAGAGGAAGAGGAAGACCGCCTAGGATCGAAG tttttccatCGGGACCTGCTGTACAGAACTACAACATCACAAACTTACCATACGGAGATTTAAATTATCTAACAAGTCAACAAAACCCAGCTGAAGAGGAAGAAGATCCTCTTGTGATAATGGAACCactagttgaaataaatacgaGTATGGACCAAAACGATCAATCCAAAAATGGCGAACCCAATCAGAATGCAGATGGTTTAgtcaaaaaggaaattcaaattgaaattaaaaccgGCAGTGATCTGGCCAGAGTGAATTCTATTGTAGAAATGTCAAATGAAATCAAGACAGAACAGAACGATGACGCTAACAATCATGAACATATCGATATAAgtgaaatcgaaaataaaatcgGACTTATAGGAGAGTGCACAATATCTGTTGCTAATTAA